DNA sequence from the Bacteroidia bacterium genome:
CGCCACAATTCTTCCCAGCGAAGCCATTTTATCCAAATCTATAATCTGGCGGGTAGCTATTTCGATAAATGTTTCTAAGGTATTTACTTTTTCTTGTAACTCAATAGATTCTTGTGGAATACCTTGTGCGGGTGAATGAGTTAATTGTGTAGTGTTATTTTTTAATTCTTCGGATAATTTACTCAGAATATCTATTTCTCTTTTTAGTTGATTTATTAAGTGCTGGTTTTCAGTTATTTGTGATTCTTTTGTTAAGATAGTTTCTTTAGCAGAGATTAGCTGGTTTTTTAGGTTAAAGTTTTCCTCTTTAAAGCGGTCTGTTTCAAAGCTAAGTAGCTGAATTTGCCGTTCATTTTCTTGGAGGTCTCGTTCAAAATTTTCAATGAGGCTTCTTATTTCAGATAAATCTGTATATTTATCACTTCCGGTACGTTCTTTTAGGCGGTGTTCTTTAATCGTTTCAGCATATTGGCTTATGAGTTTATTTAGTTGCCTATTTTGCTGTGCTAACTGCTCAACGGCTTCCAAAAACAACAAGTCATGATTTTGAGAATTTTCGTAATTTGTTGATTTTAAGTTATTTATATCAATATAAATAGCTTCGCCAAATAGCTCAGAAAGTTGGTATTTCAAAGCTGAAACAGTTTCTCCGGGGTCTTTAATTAACACGGCAATATATTTCATAGCTACAAATGCTTCAATAAAACCTCAGCCCGCAAATTAACTCATTTTGGGAGAACTTTTACCCACGGTTTAGCTGAAAATTTTCCCCGAGGTAAACTTTTCTAACGGTTTCGTCAGCAGCGAGTTCTTCGGCAGTACCGGCTTTTAGGATAGAGCCTTCAAAAAGCAAGTAGGCTCTGTGGGTAATATTCAGGGTTTCATGTACATTATGGTCTGTGATAAGGACACCTATATTTTTGGAAATCAATTTTTTAACTATATTTTGAATTTCTTCTACGGCGATTGGATCCACGCCGGCAAAAGGTTCGTCTAATAGGATAAACTTGGGGTTCACGGCTAATGCGCGAGCTATTTCGGTGCGTCTGCGCTCGCCTCCCGAAAGTAAATTCCCAATATTTTTTCGTACATGGGTCAAGCTAAGTTCTTCTAATAGCTGTTCTGTAACCGTTTTTTGTTCCGCCCGAGAAAGCGAAGATGTCATTTCTAAAACCGCCATGATATTGTCTTCTACGCTCAGTGCCCTAAAAACAGAAGGTTCTTGGGCTAAGTACCCAACGCCCAATTGCCCGCGTTTATACATCGGAAATCCGGTAATGTCGGTATCCTCTAAGGTAATCCGGCCACTGTCTGGCCGAATCAAGCCAACAATCATGTAAAAAGTGGTCGTTTTTCCAGCTCCGTTAGGCCCCAGCAGCCCCACAATTTCTCCTTGCGAAACCTCAACACTTACTTGATTAACTACTGTACGAGATTTATATTTTTTTTCTAACTGATGTGCCGCTAACCGCATTGCTTAAGTAGATTGATTATTGTTAAAATTAGTTGTTTCCGGCAAAATAATCCTAAAAGTAGTACCTTTTCCGACTTCTGAATGTTTTACAAATATTTTTCCTTGATGATAATTTTCAATAATTCTTTTTGATAGGCTTAGCCCTAAGCCCCATCCGCGTTTTTTGGTAGTGAAGCCCGGGCGAAATAAATATTTAATATTTGTGGAAGGGATTCCTTTGCCGTTATCGGCAACGTCTATGATTAGTTTTTGGGATTTCCGGAATGCTGATACTTCAATTTTACCGCCTTCTGCCGGCAAGGCATCAACGGCATTTTTAACCAAATTTTCGACAACCCATTCCAATAAGTTTTTGTTAATGGGCATCATAAATTCCGGTGATATATCTAACTTGCTGGTTATCTGGATTTTTCCATCTCTTGACATTCGTTGAGCAAGATAAGAGATATTTTTACTGATGAGTTCAGCAACCTTTTGGCTGCTTAAAACAGGGTCAGATCCAATCTTAGAAAACCTATCTGCGATAACTTCCAGCCGGTAAATGTCTTGCTCTAATTCGGTTAAGGCGAGTTTATCAGCTTCGCTGCGGTTCTCTTCCAATTTCAGAAGCTCTACCCAAGCCATCAAGCTGGAAATAGGAGTGCCTAACTGGTGAGCAGTTTCCTTAGCCAGCCCAACCCAAAGCTTATTTTGATAGCTCCGTTGAATGATAAAAAATAAGCCAAAGACAGTTGAACCAAAAATAACTACCAAAATAATGGCTATGTATGGATAATACCGAAGTTTTACAAGAACATTTGATTCACAATAGTAGATATAATTAAACTTTCCGGGTAAAAATTCTATGGCAATAGGTGGACGGTTTAGAGAATCTAAACGCATCTTAGTTAGCTCATTTTGGACTATTTCCTGCCTTTTTTCCATCGTGAGTTCTGCTGAAAGCTGCAGATTATCTCCAATAGCGATTCCTTGCGGGTTTGCAATAATTGCCGGCACGGATTCATTAATCCGTACTAAATTGTTAAACAAAAATTCTGATTCGCAGCCGTTGTTGTTATGAATATTTCCAATAAATTTAAGTGCTTCTGCATATAGCAGAACACGTTGTTCTTCGTTCTGTGAGAGTATTTTAACCAATGAATTAGAATACAATAATCCACTGATAGTCAATAATAATCCCGTTAAAATGATGATGTAGTAATAATATGGAAGCCGAATGTTCGGAGCTTTCATGGGTATAGAAAGCTTTGGACTGTCTTTATGAAAGTTTGGGCATTCTCTACGGGTATATCGGGGTAAATTCCGTGCCCTAAATTTGCAATGTGTCTTCCGGCGGGAAAAGTCTTGAGCATTTTTAGTGTTTCTTGCTGAATTTTTTCAGGATCTGCATATAAAACGCAGGGATCTAAGTTCCCCTGTAATGCCTGTTTAAATCCTTGACAATAAGCCGGTGAGGTATTCCAATCCAGGCCGATTCCGGCACAAGATAAGGTAGCAATTTCCGGTAGGGCAAAGAATGCTCCTTTAGCAAACACGATAACCGGCACACGAGTAACTTGCCGGCAAATCTCCGCTAAGTACGGC
Encoded proteins:
- the lptB gene encoding LPS export ABC transporter ATP-binding protein; protein product: MRLAAHQLEKKYKSRTVVNQVSVEVSQGEIVGLLGPNGAGKTTTFYMIVGLIRPDSGRITLEDTDITGFPMYKRGQLGVGYLAQEPSVFRALSVEDNIMAVLEMTSSLSRAEQKTVTEQLLEELSLTHVRKNIGNLLSGGERRRTEIARALAVNPKFILLDEPFAGVDPIAVEEIQNIVKKLISKNIGVLITDHNVHETLNITHRAYLLFEGSILKAGTAEELAADETVRKVYLGENFQLNRG
- a CDS encoding HAMP domain-containing histidine kinase, which produces MKAPNIRLPYYYYIIILTGLLLTISGLLYSNSLVKILSQNEEQRVLLYAEALKFIGNIHNNNGCESEFLFNNLVRINESVPAIIANPQGIAIGDNLQLSAELTMEKRQEIVQNELTKMRLDSLNRPPIAIEFLPGKFNYIYYCESNVLVKLRYYPYIAIILVVIFGSTVFGLFFIIQRSYQNKLWVGLAKETAHQLGTPISSLMAWVELLKLEENRSEADKLALTELEQDIYRLEVIADRFSKIGSDPVLSSQKVAELISKNISYLAQRMSRDGKIQITSKLDISPEFMMPINKNLLEWVVENLVKNAVDALPAEGGKIEVSAFRKSQKLIIDVADNGKGIPSTNIKYLFRPGFTTKKRGWGLGLSLSKRIIENYHQGKIFVKHSEVGKGTTFRIILPETTNFNNNQST